The DNA segment GATCTCACTCTGCCGCTGCAACCCTATCAAACACATTCCCAAAGACTGTTCTGTTCCATTCCTTCAGACAGTGCTTCCAGCGAGTCAATTTCTGCTGAAGGCGAACCATACCACTCCCGATCGTTGGGTATTGCCAATTCCGACGAACATCTGCTGAAGGCGAACCATACCACTCCCGATCGTTGGGTATTGCCAATTCCGACGAACAACCTCAAGAAATTCCAGATGCATGATCCACATGTGTTGAAACCGAAAAGATGATGCCTTTTGCGTCACAATAGTCTCTGCAACAACCAATAATCCATGATGATCCGATTTGGAGAGCTCAAGATGAGTAACTTGTGTTTTCGAAAATACGTCCATCCAACTATCAGTCACCAGGACCCGATCTAGACATTGTCGCAATCGACGACTATACCAGGTGTAAGGGCTCCCAGTATAACCGGCATCTGTAAGGGCACAGTCCGCAATCATGTCATGGAAATCCAACATTGCGATACCACTCGGGGCAGCGCCCCCGACCGTTCCTCTGGGCAGAGGACAgtattgaaatcccctcccaCAATCCAAGCGAAGAGCCAACCGATATCAATCGAAGGCCAACCCAAAGATCTCGCTGCTCCACCATATCACATTTAGCATATACCGTTGTAACAAACAACGGTTTCGGCCACTTATTTGATTCCAAGTGGAGGTGCAGAAACTGCTCATGATCGATCAAAACTCAACACTGTACCTCCGGTCCCCAGAAATACCATATTTGATTCACACAATTCGAAACCACCTCCTTAAATTCCAGCCCCCTCGCCATAAACCTTCCCTAAAGGGAGATCATAGGCCCCATGATCGCCAAGAAATCCAGGTGATGTTATTTTCTGACCCGATTCAAGACCCTCTGTGTAGGATCATTTCCAATTCCCCAAACGTTccaaaataatcttttcatCGATCAAGGGAGAGTAGATCATATAGTACTCCTCGTGACGATCCTACGGGGTGGGGAGACTGTCTTCCCACGATCTGGCGAAGCAGAATGATCTGTAGGTGCATCTCCCATGGACCGACCTCGCCGATGGCGTGCCAACCTCCTAGAGACATCCTCCTCATCCCTCTGAATAACGCCCTCCACCGTCGGGCCTAAAGCCTCATCATTTGTCACTGTAGCACAGTTAGGCAACTCGTGATCTACTGTATTTACCAGAACCTGGCAACTCGCAAGGCAAACTCGCTGTTTGGAATGCTGGCACAACACATGTACCTACCTGCTCATCGTCTGGCCTCGTGTCAGACTCTCCCAACTCAGGAACCTTTGGCAGTACCTCCGGAACCGCCGTCTCCTTCCCATTCCTAGAATGACGCTTATCTTTCAGTGTAGCGTGTGAGTCAACCACTTTATTGACATGACTATCTTTCACCATCCCATCATCCTCATCTTCCGGCAAGTGCACCACTTCTTCCACCTCTGTTTTGGACTCGTCTTTTTGAGGCGCAGCTTCCTGCAATTCACCCTCCGCCGCCTTAGAGCCACTAGTACTAGCCCCAAGGCGAGACTGGGTCGCACTATCATCAAAAGCCACACGCTTACCTTTACGGCGATCTCTCAAATTCTTTTGAGCCCGCAATGCATACAATTTCACCCGAAGATCCTCCTGATCAGGGATAGCCGGTGGAGAATCATCTTTATTTGCAGGCCTAACCGGTGGGGCCTTTGATCTGTGCTTCTCATAGCACTCATCTTCATCACGTCCTAAGTGCTTGCAAGCCCCACAATACTTAGGCAGCCGCTCGTAAATTACAGGCTGGATGATCACTTCTGTCCCAATCCCGAGCCCGATTTCCGTCTGTAGTGGCTCAAGTAAGTTAATCTCAACGCAAACCCGTGCCACACTAGGTCGTACCAAAGTCGTTGTAGATACATCCGTCCTGAGAGGTGTCCCCAACATACGGGCAATGCTAAACAATGCCTCCCGATCAAAAAACTGGATCGGCAACTCTAGCAAACGAACCCACACTAGAACAATAGGCGACTCTTCCCTTGGATTAAATGTGGGTGTCCATTTAAAGACACGCATAGGAAATCCTTCTACAAACCAAGTAGATTTAATCCAGAGTTTAGTATAATCCTCCTCCAATGCAAATTTGATGAAGACATGCCGGACATTAATGGCCCCAACAGAGAAATCCCCACGAAATCCCTGGGCCAGCATCCAACGTCGAAGATTTTGCATGGATGGATAGCCATGCGAGAATTTCCCTACCAAGGCATAACGAAATGGTAGGGATAATCGAGAAATTTCATCGGATGAAAACCTCAGCACCTTCATTCCCTGATCCCGAGAAAG comes from the Sesamum indicum cultivar Zhongzhi No. 13 unplaced genomic scaffold, S_indicum_v1.0 scaffold00183, whole genome shotgun sequence genome and includes:
- the LOC105179626 gene encoding uncharacterized protein LOC105179626, with the protein product MLDFHDMIADCALTDAGYTGSPYTWYSRRLRQCLDRVLVTDSWMDVFSKTQVTHLELSKSDHHGLLVVAETIVTQKASSFRFQHMWIMHLEFLEVVRRNWQYPTIGSGMVRLQQMFVGIGNTQRSGVVWFAFSRN